The genomic interval GAGGCGAAGGCGTTTAGCGGCAAGATCGACGACTTCGGCGAGCTCGACGGAAAGCTGAAAAAGTCGATCCGCAAGGCGCTCAAGATGATGTGCCGTGAGACCCAGATGGCGGTCGCCGCGGCGCAGCTCGCGTTCGCCGACTCGGGCGTCTCGGAAGCGGACCACGACCCCGAAGGCACCGGCGTGGTGCTCGGCAGCGACTATATGCTGACCATGCCGGAAGACTACATCCGCGCTGTCGCCAAGTGCGCCGAGGGCGATCGCTTCGACTACAACCGCTGGGGCGACGAAGGTCTGGCCGAGATCGAGCCGCTGTGGATGCTCCGCTACCTGCCCAACATGCCGGCCAGCCATATCGCCATCTTCAACGACTTCCGCGGCCCGAACAACTCGCTCACGATGCGCGAGGCGGCCGGCCTGATGGCCATTGGCGAGGCGTATCGGATTGTCTCCCGCGGCGGAGCGAACCGGATGATCGCCGGCGCCACGGGCACGCGGCTGATGCCGATGCAGGCGATCCACTCGATGCAACTGGAGCAGCTCGCCCCCGCGGATGGCGACCCGACCAAGGCGTGCCGCCCGTTCGACAAGCAGCGTCAGGGCATGGTCGCCGGCGAGGGCGCCGCGACCATCGTTCTCGAATCGCTCGAGGCGGCCGAGGCCCGCGGGGCGACGATCTACGGCGAGCTCGCCGGCTTCGGCTCCAGCCTGGTGACCAGTGCCGACCTTGCCGGCGACACCGAG from Posidoniimonas polymericola carries:
- a CDS encoding beta-ketoacyl-[acyl-carrier-protein] synthase family protein; amino-acid sequence: MTTPSPSGRVAPSQRVVVTGVGLISPSGSSADELWSNLSAGRSAVGPATLVPADAGPMAIASEAKAFSGKIDDFGELDGKLKKSIRKALKMMCRETQMAVAAAQLAFADSGVSEADHDPEGTGVVLGSDYMLTMPEDYIRAVAKCAEGDRFDYNRWGDEGLAEIEPLWMLRYLPNMPASHIAIFNDFRGPNNSLTMREAAGLMAIGEAYRIVSRGGANRMIAGATGTRLMPMQAIHSMQLEQLAPADGDPTKACRPFDKQRQGMVAGEGAATIVLESLEAAEARGATIYGELAGFGSSLVTSADLAGDTEAALGNSMRAALADAGMAPAELGHISAFGLGATESDAAESRAIGRALGSEAAAKPVTALKSYFGNLGAAGGVVELIGGLMALRAGVLPRVLNYQTPDPACPVAVVREEGVAAGGSLVASSVTPQGQAASIVATAAV